CAGCAACAATCAGTATTATGAAATGATTTGTAGTTTTTCActttcagtcacacacacacacacacacacacacacacacacacacacacacacacacacacactgccaatCAAACCATTCCCAATGCTTAATCACTGTGGACCAACATGGCTGTTATACTTCTGAATAATGTATTAGTTTTAGAGGAAATGTGGTTGGTgatatgaaacacattttttctcaACAACCCTTGTATAACGTAATGGAATGAATTCTTGTAAATACATATACGGCTGATGGAGCATCAGCCGTATATGTAGCTTCTTCAAGCAGCATGTTTTGTAGGTGCAACAGACTATTTGTCTGAGGGAGCTTCAGGGGGAAAACATCCTCATAGTGGACATTTGAGTTGAGTCACAGACTGACTGTGATAGCTAGACTGATTCTCTGTCTGAAAGCAAAAATTGGAACCAAAAGTACCAGTTGGTTTGGTGGGAATAAAAAAGATGAACTGTGCTGGAAACGGTGTCTGACATTGAAAAGCTTGTTCCAAGTGCAGCGGCACCCTGCTGCATAAGGTTCGGTCCCCAGCTGTTCATGTGTCCTTCTACAATAATAACAGCAGTGCTTTTATACAACACATCCACGAGTACATGTCTCTGAAGAAGATAGTAAATATGTCACATGTAAAATGCTCAAGCACCACCAGTGTTTTTACATCTTTTAGCACATTTTATCCTGTATATTTTACATTGCTGCCAGTGATTTTGAGCAGCATGTCATAGGTTTACTACATTCCAGATAGCTATTACTTTGGATTTATGTCAGTATGGCCTTTATTTTTTAtccaaatgttatttttgtctaGGGCTGACCCTAATGCTTCAATGCATCGAAGCTTCGacagttgccatggtaatcaacctccagaTCAgcattcgaatgctttgttttttgtatatatataagtatgtaataataatgtttaaatcccaaaataggccatgaaataaggaataagtAGAATTGTCATATGAAAACGACTCCTTTGTTGGTGGTTCAAGCACTTGCAGGAAATTCACTGTTCACAACATCCCCGTTGGGTCgtcttttagattttattttctgACTAGCTTTTGAATGCAATGCTGTTAGGCAGCTGACCCTCAAATCTTGAACAGACAAAACTAGATATTGCCAAAATCCTCATCTTAGCTCATTTGTTGTACCAAAATCAAcagttaaataatgttttaggATAGTATAAGGATGGCAGATTTTAAACTTGACAGGAGGGCACCATCGATTCATAAAATGTCCCTAAATTTATGATAGCATGTGCTGAAATAACATGGTGCATTAATAAAAAGGCAAAGGTGTACTGTAAGACTGTGTGCATAAAAACATTAGAAGTCAACTAGGAGTCCCAACGACAAGATGAAGAAATAATTATAGCCATAACATAACCCTTTAGTGTTAAATTAAACTATCCAAGAGAATCCAAGAGAGGTACATTGAGGTTTCGCCCACGTTGCTACTCTATTACACTTGTGTGCTTTCAATTTAATCCTCCTCGTTTGATATTATAGTAACCTGTAGTGCAGTGGAGGGTCTATGGAGTGCACTCAACCTTGCTCTGTTGTCTTAATTACAGCCTATTTAGCTTAAGGAGTAATACTGGATAATATGACTATAAACCCTGCTGCTTTGCACAATACAGCAATACACACATATTAGTTGTAATGTTGGCAGCCAGCACTGACTCACAATATCCACCTCTCCTCCAGGTAGTGTGCCAGTGTCTGCATCCTTTGACTGTCTGGTGGCGGAGCAGGACTGCATCCAGGAGCAGTCCTGCATCCAGGAGCAGTCCTGCATGGTGCTCTATCGACTGCTGGAGTACTGTGCGGCTGAGGAGGCCGTGTCGCCCCTCGGCCCAGACGCCCGCCTGGAGTGCCTGGAGGCCCAGAACTCCTTGCAGCATTACCGCCCCCTTCAAGTTTGCAAGTGTCAGCGTGGCTCTCGCAGAGAGGAACACTGCCTCAGGGTCTACTGGACTGTGAGATTTGCAGGTGGGTTTAAGCATtggcatctgtgtgtgtgtttggggtaTGCTTTGTGAATTTGAAACACAATACTCTTCACTGTTGTTTCAGCATATGATGAGTATGAAGTGTCTCCATATGAAGaactggagttaaatctggtgAGAAACATTGAGATGTCACGTATGGCCTCCATCATGGCAGGTATACTGCTCTTatcacaaaataattaaaacacaaatcGCTGTATGTCATGATTTTTATTTCCTGATATACAATACACTGTTTTCTTCCTGACAACCTCCAGCTTCCTCTCTTTCCGTGGACGGCCAAAACCAGTGTCTGAAGGCAGCGCAGGACTGTGGCCTGTATGAGAAATGTGGCTCCCTGCGGTCAGAATATGTTGTAGCTTGCACCAAGCGAGCAACAGTGTCTGACAACAGCTGTAACCGCCAGAAATGCCACAAAGCCCTGCGGCGCTTCCTGGAGCGCGTGCCAGAGGAGTACAGCTTCGCCCTACTCTTCTGTCCCTGTTCTGACACTCTGTGTGGGGAGCGCCGGAGGAAAACCATCGTCCCGTCATGTTCCTATGAGGAGAAcgggagaggggaggaaagagtGGGCAAGCCCAACTGCCTCAGCCTGCAGAACTATTGCTCCAGAGACGAGCTGTGTAGGTAAGACGGTTGTTTGggtgtaataataaagtacagTAAGCGCTCTTAATAAGGGTTTCAGCATGGAACCACACTGAACAGAAGAAATGCAGATTTCACAATGTGTACTACAAAGCGCCAAGGTATAAACTATCAGAAAATGTACCACAAAGAAAGACTGTAGTACGTCCTTATTCGACGCAGTCTGCAACAATGGAAGCATTAAAGGCACATTGTtgagtttttgaccactagttGCACTATTGAGCAATGCAAAAATAATAGTGAAATATGTCCATCACCATTTCCTAGAACccaaagtaacattttgaaatagTTGTTAttatccgaccaacagtccaaaatccacAGATATTCAGCTTACTGTAATATAAGACACACAAAATCTGCAAATTTGCATATTTTACAAACAGGAAAACTGGAAATCAAatatttgcttgaaaaatgacttaaattattaattaattatcaagaTATTGTTGAATTGATTACTTTACTAATGTTTCAGTTCTAATCGTCTACTCTAATAGCAAACGCATGCACATGTATGTGGGTTAGTGTGCTAGTAGTCTGACTCACTGGATGTAGACTTTGGATATAAGCCTGCCATTAGCATTCTTTTGCTATCtgctatctatctattttataAGAGCACCGTCGCTGCATCCTGCGCTTAGAGCTGGCTAGGACGATTGTGGTTTGTTTAAAGAAATGCAAACAAGccagattgtttttttccccctataccagaatgataatgtgtggagccagaTCTTGCTTTAGCGTTGACACAGCACTGTGCTAGCAATGTGATACACAGGAGTGCTTGcaagctatataatgtatcttggTGTCACGCTGTTCCGCATTTCAACAATTGGTAGCAGTAACATGCTATGACACAGACTTATGCGCCAGCAAATGCAGGGAAGAAAATCacctttgcaaatgttttatgaggaagaaaATACATTCAACAGGTTTGGAAGAACGCAGCTTCTTTTTGCCTGTGGTAAGTGTTCATGTAAGCACGATGATACAATCCAAGATGTCCTCAAAATAACAGACTCGGTGGAGGACGCCTGGTCATGTATTAGCCTATAACTTGCATAAATTCTTGCATTTTCTTGGTTTTCAGATCAAATATCAAAGTCTCAAAAAATGAGgactacatttttatttttaaattatttatcctTTCCCCACTGTTGGAAGTGGAATATAAGCAAGGGACAGTTTTTTGTGCACCTCAAGaaggattatttttttcagacagaaaaagagggATTGGGGCAATTTGCTTTGAGTGACCCAGAATACATGGCTACACCCCTGCTCATCAGTATGATTTGTAATTGCTAATTTTAGTCTGTACTCTCTCTGCGTATTGTTCATAAATGTATAGGGCCAGTCTAGTCTGTGTAAATGTTACAGAGGTTATTAATgataagaggaaaaaaatacttaagaGTTATTTGAAACTGAGAAGGTTGTGCAAAATTCCCCCTCTGTGGTATTAGTAACAGATTTAAAACAAGAAGAGAAAGGAGCGTTAACTGCAGCTGACAGGAGGTTCTTCTGTTTCACACGTATGGCTACCATGTGTTTCTTGTGGAAAGCGTGGGAAAAGCACTAAACACTTTCATACTTCACACTATTCATATACAGTCTTCAGTTATAGCTCAGTGTTAACAGTTTTATAGATCTGCTACAAATATgttttagagtgtgtgtgtgtgtgtgtgtgaatgtttaatAGAATCATTTTGAACTTCTACTTGTAAAATCTATAGATTGTAAACCTGTGAGATTACTGTCAGCACTGAGGATATTATCCTCACCCTCAATACCAATGGTTGCAAACCAGTacactactgtatgtgtgactatacagtacaatacaaaatAGTGTTTAGATTaacatttcagtgtttttagaAGACAGTTGATTAGGTTTCTAAAGAAAAGTGGGTGGAGTTGGTGGGTTTCTTTAAAGTTTTACTGAAACAACACATGGTGACAATCATTATTATGGTTTTAATTCAAGTGCACagctgtttttatattttgtatttttgggCTCTTACactatattgttgtttttgttagctcGACCCTGAATCCCAAAATGAATTTGTCGAAACACTTAAAAATATACACTCTGTTTCTCAGTGCTGACTGATGTGAAACAGTTTTCTcttctgggtgtgtgtgtttgtgtgtgtgttgtatgtgtgtgtgcacgtttcAGATCCCGGTTCGCTGATTTCCAACACAACTGCCAGCCCTCCCCTCTATCTGCCACTGGCTGTATGCGAGACAGCAGAGCCATGTGCCTGAAGGCCTACGCTGGACTCATAGGTGAGATGGAggaaaaagaaattaaagagGTAGAAGAGGCTGAAAGAGAGAATAGTTCAGCAAAAAATACACTGAGAGCTGCTCAAATGACTTGATATTGGAAATCATCAGTAGGTGTCTTAACAGTGATACTTGCCTTATATCAATTTCATTTTGTTGCACAAAGCAACTCTACAGGGGTTCATAAATGGTCAACTGCAAAAAGCTGCTGCTCTGGTCATCCAGTCAGCATCACTTTGAtaaacttgattta
This portion of the Sebastes umbrosus isolate fSebUmb1 chromosome 17, fSebUmb1.pri, whole genome shotgun sequence genome encodes:
- the LOC119476374 gene encoding GDNF family receptor alpha-4-like, yielding MSPDRMMLIGLLLNVFSHGSVPVSASFDCLVAEQDCIQEQSCIQEQSCMVLYRLLEYCAAEEAVSPLGPDARLECLEAQNSLQHYRPLQVCKCQRGSRREEHCLRVYWTVRFAAYDEYEVSPYEELELNLVRNIEMSRMASIMAASSLSVDGQNQCLKAAQDCGLYEKCGSLRSEYVVACTKRATVSDNSCNRQKCHKALRRFLERVPEEYSFALLFCPCSDTLCGERRRKTIVPSCSYEENGRGEERVGKPNCLSLQNYCSRDELCRSRFADFQHNCQPSPLSATGCMRDSRAMCLKAYAGLIGTIMTPNYVSNSSTEVSQWCTCDGSGNEWQGCQRILHLFNNNICLRNGISSMGISAPPPVENTPVPASQPSPRIYQERVHVSVNTLPEFNSMEDSEEEEREDEESEEFNIIPPYSEKDSNTESGARGSKRGAASRALPVLTLLLLPTLILDLECWSY